From the genome of Rarobacter incanus, one region includes:
- a CDS encoding cation:proton antiporter: MTPALIIGFVVLSLAVTAFARSRGLAAPLLLVVVGVFASFIPAVPHIELSHEVILGVVLPPLLYSAALSSSYQDLRTSLHAITRLGVGAVVVTALAVAGLVTWLFPAIGFLPALVLGAVVAPPDAVAAVAVGKKLGLPRKVMTILTGESLINDATSLTLYKVALAGVASGVWSLTTGFETFLLAVIVGVGIGLILGSIANRVRLALDDTTVAILVSVLVPFICYWSAEELNGSGVLAVVAAGLYLGKHAPEASYTTRLREAPIWESVDLALETITFAIIGLQLRWIVADVLASNQGLGHAIAVSAVVLGVVIVIRPAYVFATSKVDSFRLPGSPRPANDTLSWRESLVVGWAGMRGVVTIAAAAAIPVMTGAIEFPERATVQLAALTTAIGTLLLQGLTLPWLIKRLHLNGDEDHRLDSVQEMHVRVLMAEAQAAVISTAINRWSGRLGKDQASEIADKLRARIVAAGAAASQVARDAQSVTDLSQQADSRPGDWVPIVPPAANEQAAPPAAGAKRAAGAGNTQLKAVRQRSAMIQQVRRDLIKAQRQVLATERDRGSINETVMRSMLREIDLAEESLSTSWLSRMTP; the protein is encoded by the coding sequence ATGACCCCGGCGCTCATTATCGGTTTCGTGGTTCTGTCACTTGCCGTGACCGCGTTCGCGCGCAGCCGCGGACTCGCTGCGCCGCTCTTGCTCGTCGTGGTTGGCGTGTTCGCATCGTTCATCCCCGCGGTCCCGCACATTGAGCTGAGCCACGAGGTCATCCTCGGCGTCGTGCTGCCCCCGCTCCTGTATTCGGCGGCCCTATCGAGTTCATACCAGGATCTGCGCACGTCGCTGCACGCCATCACGCGTCTCGGCGTGGGGGCCGTCGTGGTCACGGCCTTGGCGGTCGCGGGGCTAGTCACCTGGCTCTTCCCTGCCATCGGATTCCTGCCCGCGCTGGTGTTGGGCGCGGTAGTCGCCCCACCGGACGCCGTTGCAGCGGTGGCCGTCGGCAAGAAGCTCGGGCTTCCCCGCAAGGTGATGACCATCTTGACCGGCGAAAGCCTCATCAACGACGCGACGTCGCTGACGCTTTACAAAGTGGCGCTCGCCGGTGTCGCATCCGGGGTCTGGTCGCTGACGACGGGGTTCGAAACGTTCTTGCTCGCGGTGATAGTCGGGGTCGGGATCGGTCTCATCCTCGGCTCCATCGCGAACCGGGTCAGGTTGGCCCTCGACGACACGACCGTGGCCATCCTCGTCTCGGTCCTGGTCCCGTTCATCTGCTACTGGTCCGCCGAGGAACTGAATGGCTCCGGGGTCCTGGCCGTCGTCGCGGCCGGCCTGTACTTGGGCAAGCACGCGCCCGAGGCGTCCTACACGACCCGGCTGCGCGAGGCTCCCATCTGGGAAAGCGTCGACCTAGCGCTCGAGACAATCACCTTCGCGATCATCGGATTGCAACTGCGTTGGATCGTTGCCGACGTGCTCGCCTCCAACCAGGGCCTCGGACACGCGATCGCGGTGTCTGCGGTGGTGTTGGGCGTGGTCATTGTGATCCGGCCCGCCTACGTATTCGCCACGAGCAAGGTGGATTCGTTCCGCCTGCCCGGGAGCCCGCGGCCGGCCAACGATACCCTCAGCTGGCGCGAATCCCTGGTCGTCGGTTGGGCGGGAATGCGCGGCGTGGTCACGATAGCGGCCGCCGCCGCGATACCCGTAATGACCGGCGCCATCGAGTTTCCCGAACGCGCCACCGTGCAACTCGCCGCGCTGACGACCGCCATTGGCACGCTCCTGTTGCAGGGCCTCACCCTCCCGTGGCTCATCAAGCGATTGCACCTCAATGGGGACGAGGACCACCGGCTCGATTCGGTCCAAGAGATGCACGTGCGCGTGCTCATGGCGGAGGCACAGGCCGCCGTCATATCGACGGCAATCAATCGCTGGTCGGGACGCCTCGGCAAGGATCAGGCCAGCGAGATCGCCGACAAACTGCGCGCGCGCATCGTCGCCGCCGGCGCGGCGGCATCGCAGGTCGCACGCGATGCGCAATCGGTCACCGACCTTTCGCAGCAGGCCGACTCGCGCCCCGGCGATTGGGTTCCGATCGTCCCACCTGCCGCAAACGAGCAAGCCGCACCCCCCGCGGCAGGTGCGAAGCGCGCGGCGGGGGCCGGCAACACCCAGCTCAAGGCGGTCCGGCAGCGATCGGCGATGATTCAGCAAGTTCGGCGCGACCTGATCAAGGCCCAGCGGCAGGTGCTCGCGACGGAACGCGATCGCGGGTCAATCAACGAAACGGTTATGCGATCGATGCTCCGCGAGATCGACCTGGCCGAGGAGTCGCTGTCGACCTCCTGGCTCTCGCGGATGACCCCCTAG
- the ilvD gene encoding dihydroxy-acid dehydratase: protein MPRPLRSKTSTHGRNMAGARALWRATGMGEGDFGKPIIAIANSYTQFVPGHVHLKDMGDLVAGAIREAGGVAKEFNTIAVDDGIAMGHGGMLYSLPSRDLIADSVEYMVNAHCADALVCISNCDKITPGMLNAALRLNIPTIFVSGGPMEAGKAVIVNGVATSHLNLINAINSSADDNVSDEGLSAIEQSACPTCGSCSGMFTANSMNCLTEALGLSLPGNGSTLATHAARRDLFLEAGRTVVELCRRYYDNDDASILPRSIATKSAFANAMTLDVAMGGSTNTVLHILAAAQEAGVDFTLEDIDAISRRVPCLSKVAPNHPNYHMEDVHRAGGIPALLGELDRGGLLDHDVTSVHTATLERWLADWDVRGGSATSRAIELFHAAPGGVRTTQAFSTQNRWDSLDTDAAGGCIRDVAHAYTVEGGLAVLRGNIAEDGAIIKTAGIDPDVFHFVGTALVVESQEEAVEKILSKQVKPGHVVVVRYEGPAGGPGMQEMLYPTSFIKGRGLGKVCALITDGRFSGGSSGISVGHVSPEAAAGGAIGLIEDGDEIEIDVNSRLIRVNVSDEELATRREKMLASDRPFQPKERDRYVSPALQAYAAMATSADRGAVRDVSLITRR from the coding sequence ATGCCTCGCCCCTTGCGATCCAAGACTTCCACCCACGGCCGCAACATGGCCGGTGCTCGTGCGCTGTGGCGCGCCACCGGCATGGGCGAGGGGGACTTCGGCAAGCCGATCATTGCCATCGCTAACTCCTACACACAGTTCGTTCCCGGCCATGTCCACCTCAAGGACATGGGTGACTTGGTGGCTGGCGCGATCCGCGAGGCCGGTGGCGTCGCCAAGGAATTCAACACCATCGCCGTCGATGACGGGATCGCCATGGGGCACGGCGGAATGCTCTATTCGCTGCCCAGCCGCGACCTGATCGCCGATTCGGTCGAATACATGGTCAACGCGCACTGCGCCGACGCACTGGTGTGCATCTCGAACTGCGACAAGATCACCCCCGGCATGCTGAATGCTGCGCTCCGACTCAACATCCCGACCATCTTCGTTTCGGGCGGGCCCATGGAGGCAGGCAAGGCCGTCATTGTCAACGGGGTCGCGACCAGTCACCTGAACCTCATCAATGCGATCAATTCCTCGGCCGATGACAACGTCAGTGATGAGGGCCTGAGCGCCATTGAGCAGAGCGCGTGTCCGACCTGTGGATCGTGTTCGGGGATGTTCACCGCTAACTCCATGAACTGCCTAACCGAAGCCCTCGGGCTTTCCTTGCCGGGCAATGGTTCGACGCTTGCCACGCACGCGGCCCGCCGCGATCTGTTCCTGGAGGCGGGTCGCACCGTGGTCGAACTGTGCCGGCGGTACTACGACAATGACGACGCGTCGATCCTGCCAAGATCGATCGCCACCAAATCCGCGTTCGCGAACGCTATGACACTGGATGTCGCGATGGGAGGATCGACCAACACGGTGCTGCACATCCTTGCAGCGGCCCAGGAAGCGGGCGTTGACTTCACTCTCGAAGACATCGACGCGATCTCGCGGCGGGTCCCGTGCCTCTCGAAGGTCGCCCCTAACCACCCGAACTACCATATGGAAGACGTGCATCGGGCCGGCGGAATACCCGCGCTGTTGGGCGAGCTCGACCGCGGTGGGCTGCTCGACCACGACGTGACTTCCGTGCACACCGCAACCCTTGAAAGGTGGCTGGCCGATTGGGACGTGCGCGGTGGCTCTGCTACGTCCCGCGCGATCGAGCTGTTCCATGCGGCCCCCGGTGGCGTGCGAACCACGCAGGCGTTTTCGACCCAAAACCGTTGGGATTCTCTCGACACTGATGCCGCCGGCGGGTGCATACGCGATGTCGCGCACGCCTACACCGTCGAGGGCGGGCTGGCGGTCCTGCGCGGCAACATTGCGGAAGATGGAGCGATCATCAAGACCGCCGGGATCGACCCGGATGTCTTCCACTTCGTTGGAACGGCGCTGGTGGTCGAATCCCAAGAAGAGGCCGTCGAGAAAATCCTCAGCAAGCAGGTCAAGCCGGGTCACGTCGTCGTTGTCCGATACGAGGGGCCCGCCGGCGGCCCTGGCATGCAAGAGATGCTCTACCCGACAAGCTTCATCAAGGGTCGCGGACTCGGCAAGGTGTGCGCCCTCATCACCGATGGGCGATTCTCTGGCGGGTCGAGCGGGATATCCGTCGGCCACGTGTCGCCGGAGGCGGCCGCGGGCGGCGCCATCGGGCTCATCGAGGACGGCGACGAGATTGAGATCGATGTCAATTCTCGCCTCATTCGGGTCAATGTCTCCGACGAGGAACTGGCTACCCGGCGCGAAAAGATGCTCGCCTCCGATCGTCCCTTCCAACCCAAGGAGCGGGACCGTTACGTGTCCCCAGCGCTGCAGGCGTATGCCGCCATGGCCACGTCCGCGGATCGCGGGGCGGTGCGCGACGTATCGCTCATCACACGCCGCTGA
- a CDS encoding hemolysin family protein, translating to MSTSVALIIAVALLAANAFFVGSEFAILSVRRAAMEPLAEGGHRGATRVIWAMERLSLMLACAQLGVTLCSVGLGAIAEPAIAHAIEGPMQAMGIPDGAVHPISFAIALFFVVYLHVVIGEMVPKNISVSAPDKAALVLIPPLTVISKVLGPVVVVINWLANHILRATGVTPKDEVASAFSVQEVQSIVDRSRQEGVLRDDEGLLTGALEFSELNAAQVMVPMSAVVTVPPDVTPDQIEDALRRTGFSRFVVANSDGDALGYVHIKDVLDATDFTASKPVDSAAIRPLPRVSASVDVEDVLARMQRTGAHLVRVVDGEKVVGIVFLEDILEELVGEVHDDMQRHHVHEHPPV from the coding sequence GTGAGCACCTCCGTTGCGCTGATCATCGCCGTGGCGCTGCTGGCCGCCAACGCGTTCTTTGTCGGATCCGAGTTCGCGATCCTCTCCGTGCGCCGAGCCGCCATGGAGCCGTTGGCCGAGGGCGGTCATCGCGGGGCGACGCGGGTCATTTGGGCTATGGAACGACTCTCCCTCATGCTTGCCTGCGCGCAACTGGGGGTGACGCTGTGTTCGGTGGGATTGGGTGCCATTGCCGAACCCGCCATCGCTCACGCCATAGAGGGGCCGATGCAGGCAATGGGGATACCCGACGGCGCGGTGCACCCGATCTCCTTTGCCATCGCCCTGTTCTTTGTCGTCTACCTGCACGTGGTGATAGGTGAGATGGTGCCGAAGAACATCTCGGTTTCCGCTCCCGACAAGGCCGCGCTTGTATTGATCCCCCCGCTGACGGTGATTTCGAAGGTGCTGGGGCCGGTGGTGGTGGTCATCAACTGGCTGGCAAACCACATCTTGCGAGCCACTGGCGTGACGCCGAAGGACGAGGTCGCCTCCGCATTTTCGGTCCAGGAAGTGCAGTCGATCGTGGACCGATCGCGGCAGGAAGGCGTATTGCGCGACGACGAGGGGCTGCTCACGGGAGCCTTGGAATTCTCGGAACTGAATGCGGCACAGGTGATGGTGCCGATGTCCGCGGTTGTGACGGTGCCGCCCGATGTTACCCCCGACCAAATCGAGGATGCGTTGCGGCGTACTGGATTCAGTAGATTCGTGGTGGCGAACAGCGACGGGGATGCGTTGGGCTATGTCCACATCAAGGACGTTCTTGATGCGACCGACTTCACCGCGTCCAAACCGGTGGATTCCGCGGCGATTCGGCCCCTTCCGCGGGTGTCCGCGAGCGTGGATGTGGAAGACGTCTTGGCCCGCATGCAACGCACGGGGGCGCATTTGGTTCGGGTGGTTGACGGGGAGAAAGTCGTTGGAATCGTGTTCCTGGAGGACATTTTGGAGGAACTGGTCGGGGAAGTTCACGACGACATGCAGCGGCACCACGTACATGAGCATCCCCCTGTGTAA
- a CDS encoding M15 family metallopeptidase produces MTVFRAMIGERVLEVEAKSTAAAPTTRRHLREQRFAAADSASAIPTLGTRFRRRPTAGEIARGGAYRDGVAPRRAAAPKLVNETTAVGGPQAADRTGTPGLSDTRRQGARTGSIHAMPRARRSAGWLPKAAIVAGLAVATVALPGTHVLDSLQGAGIERIVSASSADATAVAAAAGSQSVGGATQALAPTTLSIIQKAVAQPSAPAAMAQSLTDDERSAAMATRSEVRSSLPGCDPSVIADGTNGELVASQLCELPQGGGYQLQPEAAVAFAEMSKAFEVRFGTPMLVTSAYRSYGRQAGLYASNPGMTAAAGKSNHGWGYAVDLDKSTYTSADRWAWLQANAGYFGFGNPDWAKGARYEPWHWEYMAGVVRVDNDGGTGYKERLADVASQD; encoded by the coding sequence GTGACCGTGTTTCGCGCAATGATTGGAGAGCGAGTGCTAGAAGTCGAGGCAAAATCGACCGCTGCCGCTCCCACGACGCGTCGCCATCTGCGCGAACAGCGATTTGCTGCCGCCGATTCGGCATCCGCCATTCCAACGTTGGGCACGCGTTTCCGCAGGCGACCCACTGCTGGCGAGATTGCTCGCGGCGGAGCCTATCGGGACGGCGTCGCGCCGCGCCGCGCGGCGGCGCCAAAGCTCGTCAATGAAACCACCGCCGTCGGTGGCCCGCAGGCCGCGGATCGCACCGGCACGCCCGGGCTTAGTGACACGCGGCGCCAGGGTGCGCGCACCGGTTCCATTCACGCGATGCCGCGCGCCCGCCGTTCGGCAGGGTGGCTTCCGAAGGCCGCCATCGTCGCCGGTTTGGCCGTCGCAACCGTTGCTTTGCCCGGAACGCATGTGCTCGATTCGTTGCAGGGCGCCGGGATCGAGAGGATCGTCTCCGCGAGCAGCGCCGATGCCACCGCGGTGGCCGCCGCCGCGGGCAGTCAAAGCGTCGGCGGCGCGACGCAGGCGTTAGCGCCGACTACGCTGTCGATCATCCAAAAGGCGGTGGCGCAACCCTCGGCCCCGGCCGCGATGGCGCAGTCGCTGACCGATGACGAACGGTCGGCTGCCATGGCGACGCGTTCCGAGGTCCGTTCGTCGCTGCCCGGATGCGATCCCAGCGTGATCGCTGACGGCACGAACGGTGAGTTGGTGGCCTCCCAACTCTGCGAGTTGCCGCAGGGCGGCGGGTACCAGCTGCAGCCGGAGGCCGCGGTCGCCTTTGCTGAGATGTCTAAGGCCTTCGAGGTGCGGTTCGGCACCCCCATGCTCGTGACGTCGGCCTATCGATCGTACGGGCGTCAGGCGGGTTTGTACGCAAGTAACCCGGGCATGACCGCCGCTGCCGGCAAATCGAACCACGGGTGGGGATACGCCGTGGACCTCGACAAATCCACATATACTTCGGCCGACCGGTGGGCCTGGCTGCAAGCCAACGCGGGCTACTTCGGTTTCGGGAACCCCGACTGGGCAAAGGGCGCCCGGTACGAGCCGTGGCACTGGGAATACATGGCGGGCGTTGTGCGCGTCGACAACGACGGTGGTACGGGTTACAAAGAGCGCCTGGCAGACGTGGCTTCGCAGGATTAA
- the adhE gene encoding bifunctional acetaldehyde-CoA/alcohol dehydrogenase, with the protein MADNGPSPEVAAEIDALVGRGLAALREYQRFDQEQIDQIVKKASVAALHEHGNLAVLAVEETGRGVFEDKATKNIFACEHVTNSMAKLKTVGEISRDEINGIVEIAEPVGVVAGITPVTNPTSTAIFKSLIAIKTRNPIIFAFHPNAQNCSVAAAKIVRDAAIAAGAPEDCVQWVEHPSIEATNALMNHPGVALILATGGNAMVRAAYSCGKPALGVGAGNVPAFVERSAKLGRAINDLVISKDFDHGMVCASEQAVILDAPIYDEAMTEFERLHAYRVNDREKGLLEEFIFGAQANSENCAGAKLNPNVVGKSAVWIAKQSGFDVPEDTSILLAECSGVGPQEPLTREKLAPVLAVLRAENSEEGIQLAEQMVELNGLGHSAAIHTEDEDLAREYGSRVKAIRVIWNSPSALGGIGDIYNAFIPSLTLGCGSYGRNSVSNNVSAVNLINIKRIGRRNNNLQWFKVPAKTYFEPNAIRYLEDMFHIHRVTIVTDATMTRLGVVDKIIDVLNRRPEKVSLQIIDNVEPEPSVQNVRKGADLIRDFKPDTIIALGGGSPMDAAKVMWLLYEHPEIEFADMREKYFDVRKRAFKFPELGKLAKLVCIPTTSGTGAEMTPFAVISDPEEGKKYPLADYALTPTVAIVDPVLAQGQPNFLAADSGMDALTHATEAFVSVYANDFTDGLCLHAIKLIFENIEESVTGTPGTAKHIKARETMHNASSIAGMAFGSAFLGIVHAMAHTIGGRFHLVHGRTNAVFLPYAIRYNGTVPGKPTSWPKYERYIAPERYQIIARHLGLPASTPEEGVESYAKAVDELRGRLGMPKSFKEQGVDEQAFISQLHDLALRAYEDQCAPANPRLPMIDDMKAIMEAAYYGITVEEVKANRAAAAAAPDATVEAKPARKSNKKG; encoded by the coding sequence ATGGCAGACAATGGCCCAAGTCCTGAGGTTGCAGCGGAGATCGACGCCCTGGTCGGGCGCGGCCTCGCAGCCCTGCGCGAGTACCAGCGCTTCGATCAAGAACAGATCGACCAGATCGTAAAGAAGGCTTCCGTAGCCGCGCTTCACGAGCATGGAAACCTAGCTGTACTTGCCGTTGAGGAAACCGGCCGCGGCGTCTTCGAAGACAAGGCGACCAAGAACATCTTCGCTTGCGAGCACGTAACGAACTCGATGGCGAAGCTAAAGACGGTTGGCGAGATCAGCCGCGACGAAATCAACGGCATCGTCGAGATTGCCGAACCCGTTGGTGTGGTTGCCGGTATCACTCCTGTTACCAACCCCACCTCCACCGCGATCTTCAAGTCGCTCATCGCGATCAAGACCCGTAACCCCATCATCTTCGCGTTCCACCCGAACGCACAGAACTGCTCGGTGGCCGCCGCAAAGATCGTCCGCGATGCAGCGATTGCCGCCGGTGCCCCCGAGGACTGCGTCCAGTGGGTCGAGCACCCCAGCATTGAGGCCACAAATGCCCTCATGAACCACCCCGGCGTCGCCCTGATCCTGGCAACCGGTGGTAACGCGATGGTTCGCGCCGCCTACTCGTGCGGAAAGCCTGCCCTCGGCGTCGGTGCCGGTAACGTCCCCGCATTCGTGGAGCGTTCCGCCAAGCTCGGTCGCGCAATCAACGACCTGGTAATCTCCAAGGACTTCGACCACGGCATGGTCTGCGCGTCCGAGCAGGCTGTCATCCTGGACGCGCCGATCTACGACGAGGCCATGACCGAGTTCGAGCGCCTCCACGCGTACCGCGTGAACGATCGCGAGAAGGGCCTGCTCGAAGAATTCATCTTCGGCGCCCAGGCAAACTCCGAGAACTGCGCTGGGGCCAAGCTCAACCCCAACGTCGTCGGCAAGTCGGCAGTGTGGATCGCCAAGCAGTCCGGTTTCGACGTCCCCGAAGACACGTCAATCCTTCTTGCCGAGTGTTCGGGTGTCGGTCCGCAGGAACCGCTGACCCGCGAAAAGCTCGCGCCCGTCTTGGCCGTGCTGCGTGCCGAGAACTCCGAAGAGGGCATCCAGCTCGCCGAGCAGATGGTCGAGCTCAACGGTTTGGGTCACTCCGCCGCAATCCACACCGAGGACGAGGACCTGGCACGCGAGTACGGCTCGCGCGTCAAGGCGATCCGCGTCATCTGGAACTCGCCTTCAGCCCTCGGTGGTATCGGCGACATCTACAACGCGTTCATTCCGTCGCTCACCCTGGGTTGTGGTAGCTACGGACGCAACTCGGTCTCGAACAACGTTTCGGCCGTCAACCTGATCAACATCAAGCGAATTGGGCGGAGGAACAACAACTTGCAGTGGTTCAAGGTCCCGGCAAAGACGTACTTCGAGCCGAACGCGATTCGCTACCTCGAGGACATGTTCCACATCCACCGCGTCACCATTGTCACGGACGCGACAATGACGCGACTGGGCGTGGTCGACAAGATCATCGACGTCCTGAACCGGCGGCCAGAAAAGGTCTCGCTGCAGATCATCGACAATGTTGAGCCCGAGCCTAGCGTCCAGAACGTGCGCAAGGGTGCCGATCTGATCCGCGACTTCAAGCCCGACACGATCATCGCGCTCGGCGGCGGCTCGCCCATGGACGCGGCCAAGGTCATGTGGCTGCTGTACGAGCACCCGGAGATCGAATTCGCCGACATGCGCGAAAAGTACTTCGATGTCCGCAAGCGCGCGTTCAAGTTCCCGGAGCTCGGCAAGCTGGCCAAGCTGGTTTGCATCCCGACCACGTCGGGTACGGGTGCAGAGATGACGCCGTTCGCGGTCATCTCGGACCCGGAGGAAGGCAAGAAGTACCCCCTGGCCGACTACGCGCTGACGCCCACGGTCGCGATCGTCGACCCGGTACTGGCCCAGGGCCAGCCGAACTTCTTGGCTGCCGACTCCGGCATGGACGCACTGACTCACGCCACCGAAGCGTTCGTATCCGTGTATGCGAACGACTTCACCGACGGCCTGTGCCTGCACGCCATCAAGCTGATCTTCGAGAACATCGAAGAGTCCGTCACCGGAACACCCGGAACGGCCAAGCACATCAAGGCCCGCGAAACCATGCACAATGCCTCCTCGATCGCGGGTATGGCGTTTGGTAGCGCGTTCCTCGGAATTGTCCACGCCATGGCGCACACGATCGGTGGCCGCTTCCACCTGGTCCACGGCCGCACCAACGCCGTGTTCCTGCCGTACGCGATCCGCTACAACGGAACGGTCCCGGGCAAGCCCACCAGCTGGCCCAAGTACGAGCGTTACATCGCTCCGGAGCGCTACCAGATCATCGCCCGCCACCTCGGTCTTCCGGCCTCCACGCCGGAAGAGGGCGTTGAGTCGTACGCCAAGGCCGTCGACGAGCTGCGCGGCCGCCTGGGAATGCCCAAGTCCTTCAAGGAGCAGGGAGTCGACGAGCAGGCGTTCATCTCGCAACTGCACGACCTGGCACTGCGCGCATACGAGGACCAGTGCGCGCCCGCCAACCCCCGCCTGCCGATGATCGACGACATGAAAGCGATCATGGAGGCCGCCTACTACGGAATCACCGTGGAGGAGGTCAAGGCGAACCGCGCCGCGGCCGCGGCTGCTCCCGACGCGACCGTCGAGGCAAAGCCCGCGCGGAAGTCAAACAAGAAGGGCTGA
- a CDS encoding hemolysin family protein, producing MNDYVALAIGVVLTLGTAIFVASEFALVTLDPALLADKKQDRRSRTVIASLRRLSTELSSSQVGITVTTILLGYVSQPALSRLFAELLSSRAAASGAALAVAGTLSMIAINVFSMLFGELVPKNYALSAPWQIARLVVPLQRAFTVAFKPLIAVLDGSANAILRRCGIEPREELSGARSAQELAALVRRSAQMGTLETGVARLLTNSIELDELFAVDVMTDRTRVSVISSESSAADVITLARATGHSRFPITGSSRDDIVGLVQVRKALAIPRARRESVPVTAIMDEAHQVPETVPLRSLLVELRDAGSQLAIVVDEYGGTSGIVTLEDVIEEIVGDVADEHDRDRALISAAGAGAWTVSGLARPDEVAEVTDIVLPESAAYETVGGLIMARLGRIAQAGDTIDVDTGPGGRAVQLRVEAMAGRRVGRVRIRLVPGTDAAVGEARA from the coding sequence ATGAACGACTACGTTGCGCTGGCCATCGGCGTTGTCCTCACGCTGGGAACTGCCATCTTTGTGGCCTCAGAGTTCGCCCTCGTCACACTCGATCCCGCACTCCTGGCGGACAAGAAGCAGGATCGGCGCTCGCGGACTGTGATCGCGAGCCTGCGGCGCCTCTCCACGGAGCTATCGTCCTCCCAGGTGGGCATCACCGTCACGACAATCCTGCTCGGATACGTCAGCCAACCCGCACTGTCGCGGTTGTTCGCCGAACTCCTGAGCTCGCGGGCCGCGGCGTCGGGAGCGGCGCTTGCCGTTGCGGGCACCCTGTCCATGATCGCCATCAACGTCTTTTCGATGCTCTTCGGCGAGTTGGTTCCGAAGAACTACGCGCTTTCCGCGCCGTGGCAGATCGCGCGCCTGGTCGTCCCGCTGCAGCGGGCGTTTACGGTCGCGTTCAAGCCGCTCATCGCGGTCCTCGACGGATCCGCGAACGCCATATTGCGGCGCTGCGGCATCGAACCGCGCGAGGAGCTGTCGGGTGCGCGCTCCGCGCAGGAGCTGGCGGCGCTGGTGCGGCGCTCGGCGCAAATGGGCACGCTCGAGACCGGTGTGGCGCGCCTGCTAACAAACTCGATCGAACTCGATGAACTATTTGCGGTCGATGTTATGACCGACCGCACTCGGGTCTCGGTGATCTCGTCGGAATCGAGTGCGGCCGACGTTATAACGCTCGCTCGCGCAACCGGCCATTCGAGGTTCCCGATAACGGGTTCCTCGCGAGATGACATTGTCGGTCTGGTGCAGGTGCGCAAGGCGCTGGCCATTCCGCGCGCTAGGCGCGAATCCGTCCCGGTGACGGCGATTATGGACGAGGCCCATCAAGTCCCCGAAACGGTCCCGCTGCGCTCGCTGCTTGTCGAATTGCGCGATGCGGGTAGCCAGCTGGCCATCGTCGTCGATGAGTACGGCGGGACGTCCGGGATCGTCACGCTGGAGGACGTGATTGAAGAAATAGTCGGCGACGTTGCGGATGAACACGACCGCGATCGCGCACTGATCAGTGCCGCCGGCGCGGGCGCCTGGACGGTGTCCGGCCTTGCTCGCCCCGACGAGGTCGCGGAGGTCACCGACATCGTTCTGCCAGAATCCGCGGCTTACGAAACGGTCGGGGGGCTCATCATGGCCCGGCTGGGGCGGATCGCCCAGGCCGGCGACACCATCGACGTGGACACGGGGCCCGGTGGGCGCGCGGTGCAGCTGCGGGTCGAGGCTATGGCGGGACGCCGCGTGGGGCGGGTGCGGATTCGGCTCGTGCCGGGCACCGACGCCGCGGTGGGGGAGGCGCGAGCGTGA